From a region of the Leptospira kmetyi serovar Malaysia str. Bejo-Iso9 genome:
- a CDS encoding TonB-dependent receptor family protein: MKQKSILSLSILILFLFSWGVPAQPEENPSVDKDKQTPNGQGQQPVPTTTNGDDSEKEKWSKGTISVIGKRKTDLKRIPGSATVIEKEFLDQVKPVDSMEVLRRVPGASIRYQDTGLILNIGFRGVNNDLGRKVLILEDGIFTSLNPYSAPEQYYTPNIDRMERIEVVKGSGAILFGPSTIGGVINFITKRPPKEPVLSVSTQGGSYGFFASQISYGGTFGNTGIDISVLRKQGDGFRDHQDFRLHEFSFKSVTDLNDKHTLTSKFLGTVQNANMTYLGLTTAQFWNNSSSNFAEQDNRQLQRYSGDLGHEWKLTDNSKLVTKVYAAYTERNWARQNYVRNTGSYYSNYPGNVIKAYDTEPFVNRPGDTVYMLDSVGHRNRSYRFVGAESRYQLDYQFFGIKNQLDAGLRYHYETADIKYLDGPSTPDYAVFGNGLGNPPTGTASSEYSLAKSGNLRDHEVNNTKSVAGFAQNSFKFYDKFSVIPGVRYETFTQNRTILRQQAIDPATNQPDPNAPSQEVDKGSRHVYHVVIPGLGLTYDIRKDLTWFAGAHKGFSPPRYQDALNNSGVINKIDPEYSYNYETGIRGDITNYLNAQVTYFDLNYINQIIITSSTSGNDSASSAKNGGRTYSRGLETNVTFDPAKLFDASFKLPIDLIYTRADAKMNQYSIDTSKVTANQSLLDFIVTQKDKNGNYVPYVSRDTATLAIGFVHQKGFYARAEYQYFSAQYHDDANTRTVYWADSITDPLGKKVLQYMNITSDSSGETGVIPAYSLINASLGYKHPVKRWSVFLTGKNLADVRYISGRLPEGIQVGPFRQINVGVTFEL, translated from the coding sequence ATGAAACAAAAATCAATTCTGTCTCTTTCTATTCTAATCTTATTTTTATTTTCTTGGGGAGTTCCCGCACAACCCGAAGAGAATCCGTCGGTCGACAAAGATAAACAAACTCCGAACGGACAAGGACAACAACCTGTCCCGACAACGACAAACGGAGACGATTCCGAAAAAGAAAAATGGTCCAAAGGAACCATCTCCGTCATCGGAAAAAGAAAAACCGATCTCAAACGGATTCCCGGATCGGCGACGGTGATCGAAAAAGAATTCTTAGATCAAGTCAAACCGGTCGACTCGATGGAAGTTTTAAGAAGAGTTCCGGGCGCTTCGATCCGTTATCAAGATACGGGTTTGATTTTAAACATCGGTTTTCGCGGCGTAAACAACGATCTCGGAAGAAAGGTTCTTATCTTAGAAGACGGAATCTTCACGTCCTTAAACCCCTACTCGGCGCCGGAACAATACTATACGCCTAACATCGATCGTATGGAAAGAATCGAAGTCGTAAAAGGATCGGGCGCGATTCTTTTCGGGCCTTCCACGATCGGAGGTGTGATCAACTTCATCACAAAACGTCCTCCCAAAGAACCGGTTCTTTCCGTTTCGACGCAGGGAGGTTCTTACGGATTCTTTGCTTCTCAGATTTCTTACGGAGGAACGTTCGGAAACACGGGAATCGACATTTCCGTTTTGAGAAAACAAGGAGACGGTTTCCGAGATCATCAGGATTTCCGATTGCACGAGTTTTCTTTTAAGTCCGTGACCGACCTAAACGACAAACATACCCTTACCAGCAAATTCTTGGGTACGGTGCAGAACGCGAACATGACGTATCTCGGATTGACCACCGCTCAGTTTTGGAACAATTCTTCCTCGAACTTTGCGGAACAGGACAATCGACAACTGCAAAGATATTCCGGCGATTTAGGTCACGAATGGAAACTTACGGACAATTCCAAACTCGTGACGAAGGTGTACGCGGCTTACACGGAAAGAAACTGGGCGAGACAGAATTACGTTCGAAACACGGGTTCGTATTACAGCAATTATCCGGGCAACGTCATCAAAGCGTATGATACGGAACCTTTCGTAAACCGTCCGGGCGATACGGTTTATATGCTCGATAGCGTGGGTCATAGAAATCGTTCGTATCGTTTTGTCGGCGCGGAATCCCGCTATCAATTGGATTATCAGTTTTTCGGAATTAAGAATCAGCTCGACGCCGGTCTTCGTTATCACTATGAAACCGCGGACATCAAATATCTGGACGGACCGTCTACACCCGATTATGCGGTCTTCGGAAACGGACTCGGCAACCCGCCGACGGGAACGGCTTCTTCCGAATATTCTCTGGCGAAATCCGGAAACCTAAGAGATCACGAGGTCAACAACACGAAATCGGTCGCGGGATTCGCGCAGAACAGTTTCAAATTCTATGATAAGTTTTCCGTGATTCCCGGAGTTCGTTACGAAACGTTTACGCAGAATAGAACGATTCTCCGTCAACAAGCGATCGATCCTGCTACGAACCAACCCGATCCGAACGCGCCTTCTCAGGAAGTCGACAAAGGAAGCAGACACGTTTATCACGTTGTCATTCCCGGTTTAGGTCTTACCTACGATATTCGAAAGGATCTGACTTGGTTCGCGGGAGCGCACAAAGGATTCTCCCCTCCTAGATACCAGGACGCGTTGAACAACTCCGGAGTTATCAACAAAATCGATCCCGAATATTCGTATAACTACGAAACGGGAATTCGCGGAGATATTACGAATTACTTAAACGCTCAGGTGACTTACTTCGATCTGAATTATATCAACCAGATCATCATCACTTCTTCCACTTCCGGAAACGATTCCGCTTCTTCGGCAAAGAATGGTGGACGAACCTACAGCCGAGGTTTGGAAACGAACGTCACCTTCGATCCCGCAAAACTTTTCGACGCTTCGTTTAAACTTCCGATCGATTTGATTTATACGAGAGCCGATGCGAAGATGAATCAATATTCCATCGATACTTCCAAGGTTACGGCCAACCAATCTCTTTTGGACTTTATCGTCACACAAAAGGATAAGAACGGAAACTACGTTCCTTACGTTTCCAGAGATACGGCGACTCTCGCGATCGGATTCGTTCATCAGAAAGGTTTTTATGCGAGAGCGGAATATCAATACTTCTCCGCGCAATACCACGACGACGCGAACACTCGCACCGTTTATTGGGCCGATTCGATCACGGATCCTCTCGGAAAAAAAGTATTACAATATATGAATATTACTTCGGACAGCTCCGGGGAAACCGGTGTAATTCCGGCCTATTCTCTCATCAACGCTTCTCTGGGTTACAAACATCCGGTCAAACGTTGGAGCGTTTTTCTTACGGGTAAGAATTTAGCCGACGTTCGTTACATTTCCGGACGTCTTCCCGAAGGAATCCAAGTCGGTCCGTTTCGCCAGATCAATGTAGGAGTTACCTTTGAACTTTGA
- the lruB gene encoding imelysin LruB, which produces MNLKTFASLLLLSSLILFSHCKPENKSNDTTMLAGVLALGTVPTANKAQVVDRYLKLGYESYDQSYKDAVALQTAVNTFAATATPTAADHTNLKNLYVIGRASYLVTEAFRFSSGPVDNSNVLGCGDAADGSGTQECEGLLNAWPLDEVTIDNFIANNAVGATTYTNILAANGNAAATNAPTANEGNDEKVVLVGWHAIEYLLWGQDLSNGGINQISGQRPVSDFANANASGAKRKAYLKAVTDAMVAQLKLIRDQYATGTSYSTAFKSNPDAAITAIFQGLGKFIAGEWGGQRLTGTFDGQQEEEHSCFSDTTKADFYYDAQGVLNVWNGSYELKKGSVTSTGPGLGSLFGTLTAPPIVTQVTASRNAFCLNLPEETSDPNYTTSCPTGSLTGRYDQIIRNVDSEYKILFDTQKLIGDTLKKTITDAAKAVGVSITDFSI; this is translated from the coding sequence ATGAATCTAAAAACATTCGCTTCCCTTCTGCTCCTTTCGAGCCTGATTTTATTCTCCCATTGCAAACCGGAGAATAAATCCAACGACACGACTATGTTAGCCGGAGTGCTCGCGTTGGGAACCGTGCCGACCGCAAACAAAGCGCAGGTAGTGGACCGTTATCTCAAACTCGGTTACGAATCCTATGACCAAAGTTATAAGGACGCGGTGGCTCTTCAGACTGCGGTAAATACGTTCGCGGCGACCGCAACTCCGACCGCGGCGGATCATACAAATCTCAAAAATCTTTACGTAATCGGAAGAGCTTCCTACTTGGTGACCGAAGCGTTTCGTTTTTCTTCCGGTCCCGTGGACAATTCCAACGTTCTCGGTTGCGGCGACGCAGCTGATGGTTCCGGAACTCAGGAATGCGAAGGACTTCTCAACGCATGGCCGTTAGATGAAGTGACTATTGATAACTTTATTGCAAACAATGCGGTCGGCGCTACGACCTATACGAATATCTTAGCTGCAAACGGAAACGCCGCTGCGACGAACGCGCCAACTGCAAACGAAGGCAATGACGAAAAAGTCGTTCTCGTAGGTTGGCACGCAATCGAATATCTTCTCTGGGGTCAGGATCTTTCCAACGGAGGAATCAACCAAATTTCCGGTCAAAGGCCGGTCAGTGATTTCGCAAACGCGAATGCAAGTGGGGCCAAAAGAAAAGCTTATCTGAAAGCGGTAACTGACGCGATGGTAGCACAACTCAAATTGATCCGCGACCAATACGCGACCGGAACTTCTTATTCAACCGCATTCAAATCCAATCCAGACGCGGCGATCACCGCAATCTTTCAAGGTCTCGGAAAGTTCATCGCGGGAGAATGGGGTGGACAAAGACTTACCGGAACCTTCGACGGACAACAAGAAGAGGAACATTCCTGCTTCAGCGATACGACCAAAGCGGACTTTTACTACGACGCTCAAGGCGTGTTGAACGTTTGGAACGGTTCTTACGAACTTAAAAAAGGAAGCGTAACTTCCACCGGACCGGGACTCGGAAGCCTTTTCGGAACGTTAACCGCTCCTCCGATCGTGACCCAGGTCACCGCTTCCAGAAACGCGTTCTGTTTGAATCTTCCGGAAGAAACTTCCGATCCGAACTACACGACTTCTTGTCCGACCGGATCCTTAACGGGAAGATACGATCAAATCATCCGAAACGTCGATTCCGAGTATAAGATTCTTTTCGATACTCAAAAACTGATCGGCGACACTCTGAAAAAAACAATCACAGACGCGGCAAAGGCCGTGGGCGTTTCCATCACGGACTTTTCGATTTAA
- a CDS encoding di-heme oxidoredictase family protein, producing MKDKISKKREENSSLLVSIDSKIKTGLLIGILFGLFTQCNTDLLDHKKKNHDQDTAAILLFLANQDPGEQYSGGLTTTFDTTVNAFDLVASNLRDGGNIDFQGGNSFFNRLWVQGGNSASDGLGPVFNSTSCNGCHVKDGRGTPPASGSSSFTTMLIRVSKNGKDPITGGPVGLDNYGLQINDHGVTGPPLVPGEATTTVTFAEEPGNFPDGEAYSLRRPTFTISAWAFGTPAVVNQSPRTSPMIPGLGLLEAIPEATIRSFADENDADGDGISGKPNTVWDAKLQKKVLGRFGWKANEPNLTQQNQGAFLGDIGITSPLFPTQNCTAAQTNCLASTPGNNGTAEGTEISTRTADLVTLYTKLVSVPGRRNWTHPDVVRGKQLFSDIGCNACHKPYIYTGYSEGFPEISFQHIKPYTDLLLHDMGTDLADNREDFEASGSEWRTAPLWGTGLVQKVNGHNNLLHDGRARGHKEAILWHGGEALTSRNKFVNLPKADRDKLILFLESL from the coding sequence ATGAAAGACAAAATATCAAAAAAGAGGGAAGAGAATTCTTCCCTTTTGGTTTCAATCGATTCTAAAATCAAAACGGGACTCCTCATCGGAATCCTTTTCGGTTTATTCACGCAGTGTAACACCGATTTGTTGGATCACAAAAAGAAGAACCACGACCAGGATACGGCGGCCATTCTTCTTTTTTTAGCGAACCAAGATCCGGGCGAACAATACTCGGGCGGTCTTACGACCACGTTCGATACCACGGTCAACGCGTTCGATCTCGTCGCGTCCAATCTTCGAGACGGCGGAAACATAGACTTTCAAGGCGGGAATTCATTCTTCAATCGTCTTTGGGTGCAAGGCGGGAACTCCGCTTCAGACGGACTCGGTCCCGTGTTTAACAGCACGTCCTGCAACGGTTGTCACGTAAAGGACGGAAGAGGAACGCCACCCGCAAGCGGAAGCAGTTCTTTTACAACCATGTTAATTCGAGTCAGTAAAAACGGAAAAGATCCGATCACCGGCGGACCCGTGGGACTCGATAACTACGGACTTCAGATCAACGATCACGGAGTTACAGGTCCTCCCTTGGTTCCCGGAGAAGCCACAACCACGGTTACGTTTGCGGAAGAACCAGGAAACTTTCCGGACGGAGAAGCGTATTCTTTAAGAAGACCGACCTTTACGATTTCCGCCTGGGCCTTCGGAACACCGGCGGTCGTAAATCAATCTCCACGTACATCTCCTATGATTCCGGGACTCGGTCTTTTGGAAGCGATTCCAGAAGCGACCATTCGTTCCTTTGCGGACGAGAACGACGCGGACGGAGACGGTATATCAGGAAAACCGAATACTGTGTGGGACGCGAAACTGCAGAAAAAAGTTTTGGGTAGATTCGGATGGAAAGCGAACGAACCGAATCTGACTCAACAAAATCAAGGCGCGTTTTTGGGCGATATAGGAATCACAAGTCCCCTCTTCCCGACTCAAAACTGTACTGCGGCTCAGACGAATTGTCTCGCATCCACTCCGGGCAACAACGGAACCGCGGAAGGAACCGAAATCTCCACACGCACGGCGGACTTAGTGACTCTTTACACGAAACTCGTAAGCGTTCCCGGAAGAAGAAACTGGACGCATCCCGACGTGGTTCGCGGGAAACAATTATTTTCCGATATCGGATGTAACGCCTGTCACAAACCTTATATTTATACGGGTTATTCGGAAGGATTTCCCGAAATTTCTTTCCAACACATAAAACCTTATACGGATCTCCTTCTTCACGATATGGGAACCGATCTCGCCGACAACAGAGAGGACTTCGAGGCTTCCGGTTCGGAATGGAGAACGGCTCCTCTTTGGGGAACCGGACTCGTTCAGAAAGTCAACGGTCATAACAATCTACTTCACGACGGACGAGCAAGAGGTCATAAGGAAGCGATTCTTTGGCACGGCGGCGAGGCTTTGACATCCAGAAATAAATTCGTCAATCTTCCGAAAGCCGATCGGGACAAGCTGATTTTATTCCTGGAGTCTTTATGA
- a CDS encoding imelysin family protein: MRSLEFTHISSAKTALARKIKILVFSAAIILPGIRCEDLGKITGTETLFVALFANASMGEFLNYSANQVAVPQFNRLVTATQDLKTSATAYNTTQNATTLGDLQTKWLAARRVFKQCEVFYINRSYLPSNYFHRLDGYILGETSRPVASDLDTAAASSPSQSTVDSYPLTRKGFAALEYFIFNDGAGSNTIANINTANTGSAGRRAYIVSLANVIQLDAFRLSNSWSNTSGNFAGEMATGTGSFGGIKDAVDSFINGMVQLEYVNQDVRIGVPAGLTLAGTTQYPAKLESIYSDSAYKDLLSSLEGLELVYYGNAGESDARSLSYLVQFQNKALDARIKTKISTLKSLIQGRINASATLKTDLTGNLSFVNTEIYTRFKDLRVAFATEVIGILGANALPSNADGD; encoded by the coding sequence ATGAGAAGTTTAGAATTTACTCATATATCTTCGGCGAAAACCGCGCTCGCGCGTAAGATCAAAATTTTGGTTTTCAGCGCGGCGATCATTCTTCCGGGAATCCGTTGCGAGGATCTCGGAAAAATCACCGGAACCGAAACCCTTTTCGTGGCCTTATTCGCAAACGCGAGTATGGGAGAATTTTTGAACTACTCCGCAAATCAAGTCGCGGTTCCTCAGTTCAATCGTCTTGTGACTGCGACTCAGGATTTAAAAACGAGCGCGACCGCGTACAATACGACTCAGAACGCGACTACGTTAGGCGATCTTCAAACCAAATGGTTGGCGGCAAGAAGAGTTTTCAAACAATGCGAAGTCTTCTACATCAACCGTTCCTATCTTCCTTCCAATTATTTTCATAGATTGGACGGTTATATCTTGGGAGAAACGAGCAGACCGGTAGCGAGCGATTTGGATACGGCCGCCGCTTCGAGTCCGAGTCAAAGTACGGTCGATTCTTATCCGTTGACTCGAAAGGGATTTGCCGCGCTCGAATATTTTATCTTCAATGACGGCGCGGGAAGCAATACGATCGCGAACATCAACACCGCAAACACCGGGAGCGCGGGTCGCCGTGCCTATATCGTCTCGCTCGCGAACGTGATACAACTGGACGCGTTTCGTCTTTCCAATTCCTGGAGCAATACGTCCGGAAACTTCGCCGGAGAAATGGCGACCGGAACCGGTTCCTTCGGAGGGATCAAGGATGCGGTGGATTCGTTTATCAACGGAATGGTTCAGTTGGAATACGTAAACCAGGACGTTCGTATCGGAGTTCCCGCCGGACTTACGTTAGCCGGAACCACGCAGTATCCCGCGAAGTTGGAATCGATTTACAGCGATTCGGCTTACAAGGATCTATTGTCTTCTCTCGAAGGTTTGGAACTTGTTTATTACGGGAACGCGGGAGAATCGGACGCAAGATCTCTCAGCTATCTCGTTCAGTTTCAGAACAAGGCCTTGGACGCGCGTATAAAAACGAAGATCTCCACGTTAAAGTCTTTGATTCAAGGAAGAATCAACGCGTCCGCAACTCTCAAAACGGATCTGACCGGAAATCTAAGTTTCGTGAACACGGAAATTTATACTCGCTTTAAGGATCTTCGCGTCGCGTTCGCAACCGAAGTGATCGGAATCTTAGGAGCCAACGCCCTTCCATCCAACGCGGACGGGGATTGA
- a CDS encoding MAPEG family protein, which produces MNPAIVALLGFLLWTLILGLWLVSIRTFKVLIKEKQSNEFPAGIKHGSEFYWRLNRAHVNCIENLPIFGSLVLIAAFTGVLDETFALVSQIVLGARIFQTLSHLSSGSVLAVNARFTGFVTQYGCFGFLLWQILHKSGIV; this is translated from the coding sequence ATGAATCCTGCGATCGTCGCGTTATTGGGCTTTTTACTTTGGACTCTTATACTCGGACTCTGGCTCGTGAGCATCCGAACCTTCAAAGTTTTGATCAAAGAAAAACAGTCGAACGAGTTTCCCGCCGGGATCAAACACGGAAGCGAATTCTATTGGAGACTCAACCGAGCGCACGTCAACTGCATCGAGAACCTTCCGATCTTCGGGTCCTTGGTTTTGATCGCGGCCTTTACGGGAGTTTTGGACGAAACGTTCGCGCTCGTATCTCAGATCGTTCTCGGCGCTAGAATCTTTCAAACGCTTTCCCATCTCAGTTCGGGCTCCGTTCTCGCGGTCAACGCTCGTTTCACCGGCTTTGTAACTCAGTACGGATGTTTCGGATTTCTTCTTTGGCAGATTCTCCATAAATCCGGAATCGTCTAA
- a CDS encoding PRC-barrel domain-containing protein — protein sequence MLNEDNITSDDILGKEALDPEGQVLGVVVKLHIDRIEKKITGITIDQGFMKPDLFVGIDYVKTLGVDAILLNTIPFEKYKGLKVLNSDGSENGIVEDVISKNGKLEFLIVKTSINPLSKDRNKIPASKIQEIGDKILLKRKST from the coding sequence ATGCTAAACGAAGATAATATCACCTCGGACGATATTCTCGGGAAAGAAGCGCTCGATCCGGAAGGTCAGGTTCTCGGGGTCGTTGTGAAACTTCATATCGATCGGATCGAAAAAAAGATCACCGGAATTACGATCGACCAAGGTTTTATGAAGCCGGATCTATTCGTGGGAATCGACTACGTGAAAACGCTCGGAGTGGACGCGATTCTACTCAACACGATCCCTTTCGAGAAATACAAGGGTTTGAAAGTTCTCAACAGCGACGGTTCCGAAAACGGAATCGTGGAAGACGTGATTTCCAAAAACGGAAAGCTCGAGTTTCTGATCGTAAAAACTTCGATCAATCCTCTCTCAAAGGATAGAAATAAAATTCCGGCTTCTAAGATTCAGGAAATCGGAGACAAGATTTTGCTGAAAAGAAAATCTACTTGA
- a CDS encoding phosphate signaling complex PhoU family protein produces MSSKFDFLRKNLYSMAELCLEQVLLLDDALEKDDNELARKLIDRDDLIDNLEKQNDNLSQNAILEAVANRNSMGMDQVDGEVVLKRDPLRFALSAIRITRNLERMGDQIVNCAKCFRRGLIPNRFFCDEEILNKLLSRVITIVGMAVESLVEEKNRFYGSVHSVEEEINNLCQSAFLKFVMDPRLDKNQFADVYRLILCLERTGDYAVNIAEELVRLNTGMDIRHVSDPVQAIAKTAG; encoded by the coding sequence ATGTCTTCCAAGTTCGACTTCCTCCGCAAAAATTTATACAGCATGGCCGAGCTATGTCTGGAACAGGTTCTTCTTCTCGACGACGCTCTGGAAAAGGACGACAACGAACTTGCAAGAAAGCTAATCGACCGGGACGACCTCATCGACAATCTCGAAAAACAAAACGACAACCTTTCTCAGAACGCGATCTTAGAAGCCGTTGCCAATCGTAATTCCATGGGAATGGATCAAGTGGACGGAGAAGTCGTTCTCAAACGGGACCCGCTTCGTTTCGCTCTCTCCGCGATTCGGATCACGAGAAACTTGGAAAGAATGGGCGACCAAATCGTAAACTGCGCCAAATGTTTTCGAAGAGGTTTGATTCCCAATCGATTCTTTTGCGACGAGGAAATTCTCAACAAACTCTTATCCAGGGTCATCACAATCGTGGGGATGGCGGTCGAATCCTTGGTGGAAGAAAAAAACCGTTTCTATGGAAGCGTTCATTCCGTGGAAGAGGAAATCAACAATCTCTGCCAATCCGCCTTTCTTAAATTCGTGATGGATCCGAGATTGGATAAGAATCAATTTGCGGACGTGTATCGACTCATTCTTTGTTTGGAAAGAACCGGTGACTACGCGGTGAACATCGCGGAAGAATTGGTTCGTTTGAATACCGGAATGGACATTCGACACGTCTCCGATCCGGTCCAAGCGATCGCAAAGACCGCGGGCTGA
- a CDS encoding WGR domain-containing protein codes for MRKHFILSENGSPTFWQIELSGYSLILSSGKKGSVGKRSVRVFETRDQCLKEFDKLVNSKLKSGFKESEHVPNFKTLSGNQNYLETWNRILESSEPKEALRSHFQILTETEECKEVLNQIVSKIQNIYVEENEFVFTLPWHHDEETSVHIRWKAPHVGKIHSSVPHSMARFVSNFNGVSFNYGDDDYASLYVEGVHSQEENKPARVEGDGGWEEEILEEGEDWWISPLEVVEKDFGDIQCFGAYDECQNWFVYHPIVKNKLGEASIARVSHESCELEPAVVRYGMGGFVLREIASWILDLDIGDDSEKDLPFAGTPVVTRNFQEFMAKKAVELSKNHPEVAKRLLEYDWHSLASYIHKTILKWIDYLSQEGAVNDEILVIDSYWDDAGEVVFLGFDWHSGTDYEDAIEEGANFIEYILDFTPFYKSVLGNSPNSKLSGDEITEILEDDYSITRDILAYLSVENMISIANGEDFKKLPLDEKGVYIAYSHYHDEEAEVAYHSSQGIKKEFFKSLFSAEGKNKKEKEVPEEEQELIDDIVGDVMEDYPWVWKSTIEKGIDRLASNFHEHKERYKREFNRILEYKGKSASDEDEITLMNLGMQMSSAALNRFLRENKPDPAGWVLQCYFDIYQTLGIGRNSTLKGNETGNSYNTAEYFAGDIIVFIAKYGGGKYLSLLEDLLPSDIQDARLAFNLACLNSLEKNKENVLRYTKLALHLGKPPGDFEDNDFDNFRHDSDFLGLFAAAH; via the coding sequence ATGAGAAAACATTTCATTCTTTCGGAAAACGGCTCGCCAACCTTCTGGCAAATCGAACTTTCAGGTTATTCTTTGATTCTTTCCTCCGGAAAAAAAGGTTCCGTGGGAAAGCGTTCCGTCCGCGTCTTTGAAACCAGGGATCAGTGTCTCAAAGAATTCGATAAACTCGTAAATTCAAAATTAAAATCGGGATTCAAAGAATCCGAACACGTTCCGAATTTCAAAACACTGAGTGGAAATCAAAATTATCTCGAAACCTGGAATCGAATTTTAGAATCTTCCGAACCCAAGGAAGCGCTTCGTTCTCATTTTCAAATTTTAACGGAAACGGAAGAATGTAAGGAAGTTCTGAATCAGATCGTTTCCAAAATCCAAAACATCTACGTCGAAGAAAACGAATTCGTATTCACTCTTCCCTGGCACCACGACGAAGAAACGTCGGTTCATATCCGTTGGAAAGCTCCGCACGTCGGTAAAATTCATTCTTCGGTTCCTCATTCGATGGCGCGTTTCGTTTCCAACTTCAACGGGGTTTCGTTCAACTACGGAGACGACGATTACGCGAGTTTGTATGTAGAAGGGGTTCATTCTCAGGAAGAAAATAAACCCGCGCGCGTCGAAGGGGACGGAGGTTGGGAAGAAGAGATTCTGGAAGAAGGCGAGGATTGGTGGATCTCTCCTCTCGAAGTCGTGGAAAAGGATTTCGGCGACATTCAATGTTTCGGCGCGTACGACGAATGTCAAAATTGGTTTGTTTATCATCCGATCGTAAAAAACAAACTCGGCGAGGCTTCGATCGCAAGAGTGAGTCACGAATCCTGCGAACTGGAACCGGCGGTCGTTCGTTACGGAATGGGCGGTTTTGTTTTGCGCGAGATCGCTTCTTGGATTTTGGATTTGGACATAGGAGACGATTCCGAAAAAGATCTACCCTTTGCGGGAACTCCGGTCGTTACGAGGAACTTTCAAGAGTTCATGGCGAAAAAAGCAGTGGAACTTTCGAAAAACCATCCCGAGGTCGCCAAACGTCTGTTAGAGTATGATTGGCATTCTTTGGCTTCTTATATCCATAAGACGATCTTGAAGTGGATCGATTATCTTTCCCAAGAAGGAGCCGTCAACGACGAGATTCTCGTGATCGATTCCTATTGGGACGACGCGGGCGAAGTTGTCTTTTTAGGTTTTGATTGGCATTCCGGAACCGACTACGAAGACGCGATCGAAGAAGGAGCCAACTTCATCGAATACATTCTCGACTTTACTCCGTTCTATAAATCCGTTTTAGGAAACTCGCCGAACTCGAAACTGAGCGGAGACGAGATTACGGAAATCTTAGAGGACGACTATTCGATCACCCGAGATATTCTCGCTTATCTTTCCGTTGAAAATATGATCTCGATCGCAAACGGAGAAGATTTCAAAAAGCTTCCTCTGGACGAGAAAGGCGTTTATATCGCGTATTCGCATTATCACGACGAAGAAGCCGAAGTCGCTTATCATTCTTCCCAAGGAATCAAAAAGGAATTTTTCAAAAGTTTATTCTCCGCCGAAGGTAAGAACAAAAAGGAAAAAGAGGTTCCCGAAGAAGAACAGGAATTGATCGACGATATCGTCGGCGACGTCATGGAAGATTATCCCTGGGTTTGGAAAAGTACGATTGAAAAGGGAATCGATCGGCTCGCGAGCAACTTTCACGAACACAAGGAACGGTATAAAAGAGAGTTCAACAGAATTCTTGAATATAAGGGCAAGTCCGCAAGCGACGAAGACGAAATCACCCTGATGAATCTGGGAATGCAGATGAGTTCGGCCGCACTCAATCGTTTTTTAAGGGAGAATAAACCCGATCCTGCGGGTTGGGTGCTTCAGTGTTATTTCGACATCTATCAAACCTTGGGAATCGGAAGAAACTCCACTCTCAAAGGAAACGAAACCGGAAACTCATACAACACGGCCGAATACTTTGCGGGAGACATCATCGTGTTCATCGCGAAATACGGCGGAGGTAAATATCTTTCTTTGCTCGAGGATCTTTTGCCTTCGGACATTCAGGACGCAAGACTCGCGTTTAATCTTGCTTGTTTGAATTCTTTGGAAAAAAACAAGGAAAACGTTCTACGTTATACGAAACTGGCCCTTCATCTGGGAAAACCTCCGGGCGATTTCGAGGACAACGATTTCGATAACTTCCGTCACGATTCCGATTTCTTGGGTTTGTTTGCCGCCGCGCATTGA